The Pedobacter roseus genome contains a region encoding:
- a CDS encoding TonB-dependent receptor, with the protein MLIKHYLALFLLIFSGTALFAQNKYTLSGTIRDAGTGETLIGATVRISGASTAATLTNNYGYFALTQVEGTYTVAISYTGYASVVKTINLTKDTKLNEELKSANDLAEVTVNANNRKNENVKSAQMGLEKIDMKSLNSIPVLLGEKDILKTIQLLPGVKSGGEGNTGFYVRGGAADQNLIILDEAVVYNSSHLLGFFSTFNADAIKDVSLYKGGMPAQYGGRLSSVLDVKMDDGNNKEFKFQGGIGLIASRIKAEGPIVKDRGSFMVSFRRTYIDLFLRSSPDSSVNGSTLNFYDINAKANYKINDRNTIYISGYFGKDNIGVKDLFENNWGNVTTTIRLNHIFSDRLFSNTSLIYNNYNYTVRLLNDATNFKATSLVRDFNFKEDFQYFSNKHTLRFGLNATQHRISPIDIDSDEASQVNSLTQERRYGIESAAYISDEWAVNEHLNFLYGVRLAAFSLMGPGNFSTYDANGDIVSTANVARGKFYKNYLNLEPRFSVSYLFNEQNSIKASYNRNTQNVHILTNATSSSPTDQYVLSSNNIKPEIADQVALGYFKNIEDNNYELSGEIYYKWLQNQIDYKNAAELLANSNIESELLYGVGRAYGMELFFKKKFGKLNGWVGYTLSRTERKFTELNNGKYFPARQDRTHDVSVVGIYNMTKRWTFSSSFIYSTGNAVTYPAGKYSIGGQMAYYYTQRNAGRMPYNMRLDVSATLEGKPGRKYQSSWNFGIYNLLARKNPYSIEFITDPNDPTKTAAQQTSLFGLIPSITWNFKF; encoded by the coding sequence ATGCTCATAAAACACTACTTAGCTTTATTCCTCCTTATTTTTTCCGGTACAGCCCTTTTTGCTCAGAACAAATATACCCTTAGTGGTACCATCCGCGATGCGGGCACAGGTGAAACACTGATTGGTGCTACCGTTCGGATTTCAGGTGCCTCTACTGCAGCAACCCTCACCAATAATTATGGCTATTTTGCTTTGACACAGGTTGAAGGCACTTATACGGTAGCCATAAGTTACACGGGGTATGCTTCTGTGGTGAAAACGATTAATTTAACAAAAGACACCAAATTAAACGAAGAGTTAAAAAGTGCAAACGATCTTGCTGAAGTAACCGTAAATGCCAATAACCGTAAAAATGAAAATGTAAAAAGTGCACAGATGGGGCTGGAGAAAATCGATATGAAATCGCTCAACTCTATCCCGGTATTATTGGGCGAAAAAGACATTTTAAAAACCATCCAGTTATTGCCTGGCGTAAAATCGGGTGGCGAAGGAAATACCGGCTTTTATGTTCGTGGTGGTGCTGCCGATCAGAACCTGATTATTCTGGATGAAGCTGTGGTGTACAACTCATCACACTTATTGGGCTTTTTCTCTACTTTTAATGCCGACGCGATTAAGGATGTTAGCTTGTATAAAGGTGGGATGCCTGCACAATATGGCGGTCGCTTATCCTCTGTCTTAGATGTTAAAATGGATGATGGTAACAATAAAGAATTCAAATTTCAGGGCGGAATCGGACTGATTGCTTCGCGCATTAAGGCCGAAGGACCGATTGTAAAAGACAGGGGTTCGTTTATGGTGAGCTTCCGGCGGACGTATATCGACCTGTTTTTACGTTCTTCGCCAGACTCATCGGTAAATGGTAGTACGCTGAATTTTTATGACATCAACGCTAAAGCGAATTACAAAATCAACGATAGGAATACCATTTACATCTCGGGTTATTTTGGTAAAGATAATATCGGGGTTAAAGACCTTTTTGAAAACAACTGGGGCAATGTAACCACCACCATCCGCTTAAATCATATTTTTAGCGACCGTTTGTTTTCGAATACCTCCTTAATTTACAACAACTACAATTATACGGTACGTTTATTAAACGATGCTACAAATTTTAAGGCGACATCTTTGGTCCGCGATTTTAATTTTAAAGAAGATTTTCAGTATTTCAGCAATAAACATACCCTTAGGTTCGGGTTAAATGCGACACAACACCGCATTTCTCCTATTGATATTGATAGCGATGAAGCTTCGCAGGTAAATTCGCTAACACAGGAAAGGCGATACGGTATAGAATCTGCAGCTTATATTTCTGACGAATGGGCGGTTAACGAACATCTGAACTTTTTGTATGGTGTGCGTTTGGCTGCTTTCTCGTTAATGGGGCCGGGTAATTTCAGTACCTATGATGCCAATGGGGATATTGTTTCAACAGCAAACGTAGCCAGGGGGAAATTTTATAAAAACTATTTGAACCTCGAGCCGCGTTTCTCGGTAAGCTACCTGTTTAACGAACAAAACTCAATCAAAGCCTCGTATAACCGCAATACACAAAATGTACACATTTTAACAAACGCTACTTCCAGTTCGCCAACTGATCAGTATGTGTTAAGCAGCAACAACATTAAGCCTGAAATTGCCGATCAGGTTGCTTTGGGTTATTTTAAAAATATCGAAGATAATAATTACGAACTTTCGGGGGAGATTTATTACAAATGGCTGCAAAATCAGATCGATTATAAAAATGCGGCAGAACTTTTGGCCAATTCGAATATAGAATCTGAATTATTATATGGTGTAGGCCGTGCCTATGGAATGGAGCTGTTTTTTAAGAAGAAATTTGGTAAACTGAACGGTTGGGTGGGTTATACCTTATCGCGCACAGAACGTAAATTTACTGAGCTGAATAACGGAAAGTATTTCCCTGCAAGGCAAGACCGTACGCATGATGTTTCGGTAGTGGGCATTTACAACATGACCAAGCGCTGGACATTCTCTTCGAGTTTTATTTATAGCACGGGTAATGCGGTAACTTATCCGGCAGGGAAATATAGCATTGGCGGACAAATGGCTTATTATTATACCCAAAGAAATGCCGGACGTATGCCTTACAACATGCGTTTAGATGTGAGCGCCACCTTAGAGGGGAAACCTGGAAGGAAATACCAATCGAGCTGGAATTTCGGGATTTACAATTTGTTGGCACGAAAAAATCCTTACTCGATTGAGTTCATCACTGATCCCAACGATCCAACTAAAACAGCTGCTCAGCAAACCTCTTTGTTTGGCCTTATTCCATCAATTACCTGGAACTTTAAATTTTAA
- a CDS encoding glycoside hydrolase family 30 protein: MPSTKPFQLFVACIFICSSLSAVAQNQADVWLTRADRSVLFAKQAAGLSFSTAKNNQPTIVVNEKETFQSIDGFGYALTGGSAQHIVKMSAPARAALLKELFSTDGNNIGVSYIRLSIGTSDLNEKVFSYNDLPEGETDLTQAKFDLGPDKTDVIPVMKEILAINPKLKIMGSPWSPPLWMKTTYDARGGMLKPEYYEVYAKYLVRYVQEMQKQGIPIDAITVQNEPLHPGNNPSLLMVAPDQALFIKKFLGPAFAKNKLKTKIIIYDHNADRPDYPITILDDPEAKKYIDGSAFHLYGGKIDALSDVHNVHPDKNIYFSEQMVVEQPNSESINIVNPVRRLIIGATRNWSKNVLEWNLAADPENKPYTDRGGCSMCQGAITIDKDNYSRNLAYYAIAHASKFVRPGSLRIATNDLAELPNVAFKTPEGKHVLIVANSGKNNTEFNISLNGKTLVATLDKGSVATYIW; the protein is encoded by the coding sequence ATGCCATCTACAAAACCCTTTCAGCTTTTTGTTGCCTGTATTTTTATCTGCTCATCCCTTTCAGCTGTTGCACAAAACCAGGCAGATGTTTGGTTAACCAGGGCCGATCGGTCCGTTTTATTTGCCAAACAGGCTGCGGGTTTAAGTTTTTCTACCGCAAAAAACAATCAGCCAACCATTGTGGTCAATGAAAAGGAAACTTTTCAAAGTATTGACGGGTTTGGTTATGCCTTAACTGGTGGCAGTGCACAGCACATAGTTAAAATGTCGGCACCGGCAAGAGCTGCTTTATTAAAAGAACTGTTTTCTACCGATGGTAATAACATTGGTGTAAGTTATATCCGTTTGAGCATTGGCACTTCAGATTTAAACGAAAAAGTATTTTCTTATAACGACCTTCCCGAAGGTGAAACCGATTTAACACAGGCAAAATTCGATTTAGGCCCCGATAAAACGGACGTCATTCCGGTAATGAAGGAGATCCTTGCGATAAACCCAAAATTGAAAATTATGGGTTCGCCATGGTCTCCTCCCTTATGGATGAAAACCACTTATGATGCCCGTGGAGGCATGTTAAAGCCCGAATATTACGAGGTTTATGCCAAATACTTAGTTCGTTATGTGCAGGAAATGCAAAAACAGGGCATTCCGATTGATGCGATTACTGTTCAGAACGAACCCCTGCACCCGGGCAATAACCCAAGTTTGTTAATGGTTGCACCCGATCAGGCGCTTTTTATAAAGAAATTCTTAGGACCGGCTTTTGCAAAAAACAAGCTTAAAACCAAAATTATCATATACGATCATAATGCCGACAGGCCCGATTATCCGATTACCATTTTAGATGATCCCGAAGCCAAAAAATATATTGATGGATCTGCTTTTCACCTCTACGGCGGTAAAATTGATGCCTTAAGCGATGTGCACAATGTCCATCCCGATAAAAACATTTATTTTTCCGAGCAAATGGTGGTCGAACAGCCAAATTCGGAAAGTATCAACATTGTAAACCCGGTTAGGCGTTTAATTATCGGTGCTACCCGCAACTGGAGCAAAAATGTGTTGGAGTGGAACCTTGCTGCCGATCCTGAAAATAAACCATATACCGATAGGGGAGGCTGTTCCATGTGCCAGGGTGCAATAACCATCGATAAAGATAATTACAGCAGAAACCTGGCCTATTATGCTATTGCACATGCCTCTAAATTTGTGCGCCCTGGTTCGCTACGGATTGCCACAAACGATTTAGCTGAGCTGCCAAACGTGGCTTTTAAAACACCGGAAGGAAAACATGTTTTAATTGTAGCCAACAGCGGCAAAAATAATACTGAATTTAACATCAGCTTGAATGGTAAAACATTGGTTGCCACACTCGATAAAGGATCTGTAGCTACTTATATTTGGTAA
- a CDS encoding DUF4249 domain-containing protein gives MKKLIISLSLFTFCFAGCKKIIAIDTENADPQIVIEGKINDQLIDQQIKISKTIGYTEANVFPGVSGASVTVTDNKGNTYVFKEGAIPGTYINKMKGVPGVTYSLSVNAEGQTYTANSKMPNVVKMDSIGVIKNFFFGRERKTAAVFLKDPANETNFYHFNLYVNDVLSERFYVNNDRLTNGNDLRLQLFFKPPTNDHDSDELNANDKIRIEMECIDSNIFDYWYALSQQSNRGPNQGTTPANPTSNISNEALGYFSANTYEMLSATVK, from the coding sequence ATGAAAAAACTGATTATATCCCTTTCACTTTTCACTTTTTGTTTTGCCGGCTGCAAGAAAATTATTGCTATCGATACCGAGAATGCCGATCCCCAGATCGTAATTGAGGGAAAAATTAATGATCAACTGATCGATCAGCAAATTAAGATCAGCAAAACGATTGGTTATACCGAAGCCAATGTTTTTCCGGGTGTTTCGGGAGCTAGTGTTACCGTAACCGATAATAAGGGAAACACTTATGTTTTTAAAGAAGGTGCAATACCAGGAACTTATATCAATAAAATGAAAGGTGTACCGGGTGTTACTTATAGCTTAAGCGTTAACGCCGAAGGTCAAACTTACACCGCCAATTCGAAAATGCCCAATGTGGTTAAAATGGATTCGATCGGTGTGATTAAAAACTTTTTCTTTGGTAGAGAGCGTAAAACCGCTGCTGTATTTTTAAAAGATCCGGCTAACGAAACCAATTTTTATCACTTTAATTTATACGTGAACGATGTATTGTCAGAACGTTTTTATGTAAATAATGATCGGTTAACGAATGGCAACGACCTTAGGCTTCAGTTGTTTTTTAAACCGCCTACCAATGATCACGACAGTGACGAACTGAACGCTAACGATAAGATCAGGATAGAAATGGAGTGTATTGATTCGAATATCTTCGATTACTGGTATGCTTTAAGTCAGCAATCTAACCGCGGACCAAACCAGGGTACTACACCTGCTAATCCAACTTCTAACATTTCGAATGAGGCACTTGGTTATTTTAGCGCCAATACGTATGAGATGCTATCAGCAACTGTAAAATAA
- a CDS encoding 2-hydroxyacid dehydrogenase — MKVFISGNIAPVGLKELEENNISITQWKENRQITPEELIKACQDKDAFISVGPNKINAEFLKACSHLKVIALHSVGYDNVDVAAAKELNIPIGNTPGVLSGATADTAFLLMLAVSRKAFYSHKKIIKGEWKKYEPAPELGIELNGKTLGIFGLGKIGLEMAKKCIGAYNMSVIYHNRSRNEEAEKALGAKYVSFEELLVQSDVLSVHTALTPETKNKFTLGVFKQMKTNSIFINTARGGIHNEKDLTKALEEKIIWGAGLDVTNPEPMDKENPLLSMENVAVLPHIGSATEETRAAMAQIIIKNIVAGLKGEKLPFEVK; from the coding sequence ATGAAAGTATTTATAAGTGGCAACATTGCTCCGGTTGGATTAAAAGAACTGGAAGAAAACAATATTTCTATTACTCAATGGAAGGAAAACCGGCAGATTACACCTGAAGAACTGATTAAGGCCTGCCAGGATAAGGATGCTTTTATTAGTGTAGGTCCGAATAAAATTAATGCTGAATTTCTGAAAGCCTGTAGTCATTTAAAGGTGATTGCGCTACATTCTGTAGGTTATGATAATGTTGATGTAGCGGCAGCAAAAGAGTTGAATATCCCTATCGGCAATACTCCTGGGGTGTTGAGTGGTGCTACCGCCGATACTGCTTTTTTATTGATGCTGGCTGTTTCGAGAAAGGCCTTCTACTCGCATAAGAAAATTATTAAAGGCGAATGGAAAAAATATGAACCTGCACCCGAATTGGGCATTGAATTAAATGGCAAAACCCTTGGTATTTTTGGCCTTGGCAAAATTGGTTTAGAGATGGCCAAAAAATGTATCGGAGCTTATAATATGTCGGTAATTTACCATAACCGTTCTCGTAACGAAGAGGCTGAGAAAGCATTAGGCGCCAAATATGTATCTTTTGAAGAACTTTTGGTACAAAGTGATGTGCTTTCTGTCCATACCGCGCTCACCCCAGAAACCAAAAATAAATTTACACTCGGGGTGTTTAAACAGATGAAAACCAATTCCATTTTCATCAACACCGCTAGAGGAGGGATCCACAACGAAAAAGACCTGACCAAAGCCTTAGAAGAAAAAATAATCTGGGGAGCTGGCCTGGATGTAACCAATCCAGAACCGATGGATAAGGAAAATCCCTTACTGTCGATGGAAAATGTTGCTGTTCTGCCGCATATCGGCTCTGCTACCGAAGAAACCCGGGCAGCCATGGCACAGATTATCATAAAGAATATTGTTGCGGGCCTGAAAGGGGAGAAGCTACCGTTTGAAGTGAAGTAA
- a CDS encoding multiheme c-type cytochrome gives MKGTKRILLILGAMAIVIIVLSRCMNVADQLLKDIRGEAYTGAATCIKCHKDLSQSYAHSSHGLTSKPVVDAQLLKVFAADSNNFLFDAHQKVVIEKRDSGIFQVAYQDGKAVRAQKFDIQFGSGEKAYTYAYWQGKKLYELPLSYFSGIRNWAISPGFPRDRFYYDRGITSRCLECHGSYVEKKLTQKSAFVMDEEMEKGSLIYGIDCERCHGPGKQHVVFHTENPEEKSAKFIAIYKKLSRKQKMDACSVCHSGNTLVTQKSVFGFKPGDNLDDYYQQDFVGFGGGNPDVHGNQASMLMGSNCYRKSETMTCQSCHNTHESIKGNLTIYSQRCISCHQTTKHSQATLAKGSLTTNCIDCHMPKEPSKLITFQQAGKNDLSAYLLRSHHIGIYPVNK, from the coding sequence TTGAAAGGCACAAAACGAATCCTGCTTATTTTAGGGGCAATGGCCATTGTCATTATTGTCCTTTCAAGATGTATGAATGTGGCCGATCAGTTACTCAAAGACATCAGGGGTGAAGCCTACACTGGTGCCGCTACCTGTATAAAATGCCATAAAGATTTATCCCAGTCTTATGCCCATAGCTCCCATGGTTTAACCTCTAAACCTGTGGTGGATGCACAGCTATTAAAAGTTTTTGCAGCTGATTCGAACAATTTTTTATTTGATGCACATCAAAAGGTCGTAATCGAAAAGAGAGACAGCGGTATCTTTCAGGTGGCTTACCAGGATGGTAAAGCAGTGCGTGCCCAAAAGTTTGATATCCAGTTCGGTTCGGGCGAAAAGGCTTATACTTACGCTTATTGGCAGGGGAAAAAACTTTATGAACTGCCTTTATCATATTTTTCAGGTATCCGGAACTGGGCCATCAGTCCGGGTTTCCCACGTGACAGATTTTATTACGACAGGGGCATAACCAGTCGCTGTCTCGAATGCCATGGTTCTTATGTAGAAAAAAAGCTGACCCAAAAATCGGCCTTTGTTATGGACGAGGAAATGGAGAAAGGTTCCTTAATTTATGGTATCGATTGCGAGCGCTGCCACGGTCCCGGCAAACAACATGTGGTATTTCATACCGAAAACCCTGAAGAAAAATCAGCAAAATTCATCGCTATTTATAAAAAACTATCCCGTAAACAGAAGATGGATGCCTGTAGTGTGTGTCACTCCGGAAATACCCTGGTTACCCAGAAATCGGTTTTCGGTTTTAAACCGGGCGATAATTTAGATGATTACTATCAGCAGGATTTTGTCGGTTTCGGCGGTGGTAATCCCGATGTACACGGCAACCAGGCCAGCATGTTAATGGGCAGCAACTGTTACCGGAAAAGCGAAACCATGACTTGCCAATCCTGTCACAATACACACGAAAGCATAAAAGGCAACTTAACTATTTATTCGCAGCGCTGCATCAGTTGTCACCAAACTACAAAACACAGCCAGGCCACTCTGGCAAAAGGATCGCTTACCACCAATTGCATCGATTGCCACATGCCTAAAGAGCCCTCAAAACTGATCACTTTTCAGCAGGCCGGTAAAAATGATTTGAGCGCTTACCTGTTGCGCTCACACCATATTGGCATTTATCCCGTTAATAAGTAA
- a CDS encoding cellulase family glycosylhydrolase — translation MNCTKSILYIFLLSLLSFSGFSQGFLKADGKKIVNEKGGNVLLRGIGLGGWMLQEGYMLKINKESQQYRIRERIEELMGPKQTQEFYDAWLANHTRKIDVDSMKRWGFNSIRLPIHYNLYTLPVDKEPVAGQNTWLEKGFALTDSLLAWCKANKMYLILDLHAAPGGQGNDVNIADRDPSKPYLWDSKANQQKTIALWKKLAERYKNEPYIGAYDILNEPNYGFENPTEDKNGTKEKTNAPLRKLMVEITKAIREVDQKHIIIIEGNGWGNNYNGIFPLWDKNMVLSYHKYWNYNDQKSIAHIIKARDEQNVPVWLGETGENSNVWFTDAIHLLEKNNIGWSWWPLKKIGSNNPMEIKSNPNYDALVRYMNNGGNKPKDSNVYSGLMELAIYSKLENTIIHRDVIDAMIRQPFSNETKPFKANVIKDKSIIYAVDYDLGKNGFAYSDTDTADYHVSTGKRSAGNLGRIYRNDGVDIAKDSISYEKYYVNHIENGEWLQYTVNVAQKGVYTLKINAAADHAEGRITILIDDKEVAKAVAVPNTGDAKKFVTFDIKNITLKAGKQKIKILAATGGYNFSYIQFVK, via the coding sequence ATGAATTGTACAAAATCAATCTTATATATTTTTCTGCTCTCTCTCCTTTCATTTTCTGGCTTCAGTCAGGGCTTTTTAAAAGCTGATGGTAAAAAAATAGTGAATGAAAAGGGCGGAAATGTGTTGCTCCGTGGCATTGGTTTAGGTGGCTGGATGCTCCAGGAAGGTTACATGCTAAAAATCAACAAAGAATCGCAGCAGTACAGGATCCGCGAGCGGATAGAAGAATTAATGGGCCCCAAACAAACCCAGGAATTTTACGATGCCTGGCTGGCCAATCATACCCGTAAAATTGATGTCGATTCGATGAAACGCTGGGGCTTTAACTCCATCCGTTTGCCCATACATTACAATTTATATACCCTGCCAGTTGATAAAGAGCCGGTTGCAGGACAGAATACCTGGCTGGAGAAAGGTTTCGCTTTAACCGATAGCCTTTTGGCCTGGTGTAAAGCCAATAAAATGTATTTGATTTTAGATTTACATGCGGCACCCGGCGGACAGGGAAATGATGTGAACATTGCCGACCGCGATCCATCCAAACCATACTTATGGGATAGTAAAGCCAATCAGCAAAAAACCATTGCACTTTGGAAAAAACTGGCCGAACGTTATAAAAACGAGCCATATATTGGTGCTTACGACATTTTGAACGAGCCGAATTATGGTTTCGAAAATCCAACAGAAGATAAAAATGGGACAAAAGAAAAAACGAATGCACCATTACGTAAATTAATGGTCGAAATTACTAAAGCCATCCGCGAAGTTGACCAAAAACACATCATCATCATAGAAGGAAATGGTTGGGGCAATAATTATAATGGTATTTTTCCACTTTGGGATAAAAATATGGTATTGAGTTACCACAAATACTGGAATTATAACGATCAGAAATCAATTGCACACATTATAAAAGCCCGCGATGAACAAAATGTTCCTGTTTGGTTGGGCGAGACAGGAGAAAACTCCAATGTATGGTTTACCGATGCCATCCACCTGTTAGAAAAGAATAATATTGGCTGGTCGTGGTGGCCGTTAAAGAAAATCGGTTCTAATAATCCGATGGAAATTAAATCAAATCCCAATTACGATGCGTTGGTGAGGTACATGAACAATGGCGGAAATAAACCTAAAGACAGCAATGTGTACAGTGGTTTAATGGAACTGGCCATTTATTCGAAACTGGAGAATACCATTATTCACCGCGATGTAATCGATGCCATGATCCGTCAGCCTTTTAGCAACGAAACCAAGCCATTTAAAGCGAATGTAATAAAAGATAAAAGCATTATTTATGCGGTAGATTACGACCTGGGTAAAAACGGTTTTGCTTATTCCGATACGGATACGGCCGATTATCATGTTTCAACCGGAAAAAGGTCGGCTGGAAACCTGGGCAGGATTTACCGCAACGATGGAGTTGATATTGCCAAAGATTCGATCAGTTACGAAAAGTATTATGTAAACCACATCGAAAATGGCGAATGGTTGCAATACACGGTAAATGTTGCGCAAAAAGGAGTTTATACCTTAAAAATTAACGCCGCGGCCGATCATGCTGAGGGCAGGATAACCATTTTAATTGATGATAAAGAAGTGGCAAAGGCTGTTGCTGTTCCGAATACGGGCGATGCAAAGAAGTTTGTGACTTTCGACATCAAAAACATTACTTTAAAGGCTGGTAAACAAAAAATTAAAATACTGGCCGCTACAGGAGGTTATAATTTTAGCTATATTCAGTTCGTAAAATAA
- a CDS encoding alpha-2-macroglobulin family protein, translating into MKIFRLSFIILSLLSALSFSSSAQTDTVSINTIISKTNKVLADYPAEKIYLHFDKPYYAVADTVWFKAYVTENQNFLSGISKIIYVDVINQNDSLIQTLKLPIAGGFAYGSFPLDQVNYKQGNYHIRAYTLWMLNNDDPAYFNKTFYVGEAIDKEVKTHITYKNTSTDKLEKIDARVQFKDANNKPYANRNVSWQVITSYTVIAKGRGTTDANGYLTIAMSNAQKAEYQLQKGQLITAINTTDKDVANSTFPLKNAILSKDFQFFPEGGSLIAGLTNKVAFKAIKSDGLGISSKGTVTDNDGKTVATFTAQHLGMGSFNLAAETGKTYKAAVTYADGTSQTYNLPAVAANGVAVNIDNSSADNIAIKISANDAFFEQNQGKKLYLIAQSKGVICYGAQTALSNKEYNTTVLKSKFPNGIAQFTLFNEFGKPLSERLVFVQQKNTMAVNLSTAATTYGVKKKVKINVAAKKDGAPVEGSFSVAVVDETKVPSSEDATSTILTGLLLSSDVKGYIEKANYYFNAPDAKKNADLDVLLLTQGYRSFKYTDIIANKLPKIDFLPEQGIEISGILRQNNGIPVRKGALLLSIPDKRFNLEGTTDPVGNFKFPNLVFNDSSKVTITAKYNVNYKNMTLSLNGAPVPTLTRNFSAAEEVLNIDSALTSYLDNSKRQYAYLHTLKDITIKAAVVPKVSHKDYPALTGLSQMADHEISGDRLKGCGLLINCLQGMLAGVTFADNNFYVSRDYNQGKKIPMGIFINGMNVDVNQINTLDANQIESVEVFLRDELGLVNRANNVNGVIVFNQKKAPKGTKISKAQLMDMLPKYYELTFSPQGYNKEKQFYSPKYDVPASMNRNDLRTTIYWNPKVVTDATGNASFEYYNADGKGQYKVIIEGIDANGNLGRSVLKYLVK; encoded by the coding sequence GTAATCAACCAGAATGATTCCCTCATTCAAACCCTAAAATTACCGATTGCAGGTGGTTTCGCCTATGGTAGCTTCCCTTTAGATCAGGTAAATTACAAACAAGGCAATTACCACATCAGGGCCTATACCTTGTGGATGCTTAACAACGACGATCCTGCCTATTTTAACAAAACTTTTTATGTGGGCGAAGCGATAGATAAAGAAGTAAAAACCCACATTACCTATAAAAATACTTCTACTGATAAATTAGAAAAAATTGATGCAAGGGTACAGTTTAAAGATGCCAATAATAAACCCTACGCCAATAGAAATGTAAGCTGGCAGGTAATTACCAGTTATACCGTAATTGCCAAAGGCAGGGGCACAACTGATGCCAACGGTTATTTAACCATCGCCATGAGCAATGCCCAAAAAGCGGAATACCAATTACAAAAAGGACAGTTGATTACCGCTATCAATACCACTGATAAGGATGTAGCCAACAGCACTTTCCCGCTAAAAAATGCCATTCTGAGTAAAGATTTTCAATTTTTTCCTGAAGGTGGGAGTTTAATTGCCGGTTTAACCAACAAAGTTGCTTTTAAAGCCATTAAAAGCGATGGTTTGGGCATCAGCTCTAAAGGAACCGTTACCGACAATGATGGCAAAACAGTAGCCACCTTTACCGCCCAGCATTTGGGCATGGGTAGTTTCAATTTAGCTGCCGAAACCGGAAAAACCTATAAAGCCGCAGTTACTTATGCCGATGGTACCAGCCAGACTTATAATTTACCCGCTGTTGCAGCAAATGGCGTTGCCGTAAATATCGACAACAGCAGCGCAGATAATATCGCGATAAAAATTTCGGCGAATGATGCTTTTTTTGAGCAAAACCAGGGCAAAAAACTTTATTTAATTGCACAGAGCAAGGGTGTAATTTGTTATGGTGCGCAAACAGCTTTATCAAATAAGGAATATAATACCACTGTTCTTAAATCAAAATTCCCTAACGGGATTGCCCAGTTTACCCTGTTTAACGAGTTTGGTAAACCCTTAAGCGAAAGATTGGTTTTTGTACAGCAAAAAAATACGATGGCCGTTAACCTAAGCACTGCGGCAACTACTTATGGAGTTAAGAAAAAGGTAAAAATAAATGTAGCTGCCAAAAAAGACGGCGCTCCTGTTGAGGGCAGTTTTTCTGTAGCGGTTGTTGATGAAACCAAAGTTCCATCAAGCGAGGATGCCACCAGTACCATTTTAACAGGTTTGTTGTTAAGCAGCGATGTTAAAGGTTATATTGAAAAGGCAAACTATTATTTTAATGCACCAGACGCGAAGAAAAATGCCGATTTAGATGTGTTATTGCTTACCCAGGGATACCGCAGCTTTAAATACACTGATATTATTGCCAATAAACTGCCTAAAATTGATTTCCTGCCAGAACAAGGCATCGAAATTTCAGGGATTTTACGTCAGAATAATGGTATTCCGGTGAGGAAAGGTGCTTTATTACTGAGTATTCCTGATAAACGTTTCAATTTGGAAGGTACGACCGATCCTGTTGGGAATTTTAAATTCCCGAACCTGGTATTTAACGATTCTTCAAAAGTGACCATTACGGCTAAATATAATGTGAATTATAAAAACATGACTTTGAGCTTAAATGGTGCGCCAGTTCCTACATTAACCAGAAACTTTAGCGCTGCTGAAGAGGTTTTAAATATCGATAGTGCTTTAACCAGTTACCTGGATAACAGCAAAAGACAATATGCTTATTTACACACTTTAAAAGATATAACCATTAAAGCGGCAGTGGTACCAAAAGTTAGTCATAAAGATTACCCTGCATTAACAGGCCTAAGCCAAATGGCCGATCACGAAATCAGCGGTGATCGTTTAAAAGGCTGCGGACTTTTAATTAACTGTTTACAAGGCATGCTGGCCGGCGTTACTTTTGCTGATAACAACTTTTATGTGAGCAGAGATTATAACCAGGGTAAAAAAATCCCGATGGGTATCTTTATCAATGGAATGAACGTTGATGTAAACCAGATCAATACACTTGATGCCAACCAGATCGAATCGGTTGAGGTATTTTTAAGGGATGAATTAGGCCTGGTAAACCGTGCTAACAATGTAAACGGGGTAATTGTATTTAACCAGAAGAAAGCACCAAAAGGTACTAAAATTTCGAAAGCGCAGTTAATGGATATGCTGCCTAAATATTACGAGTTAACATTCTCACCACAGGGTTACAACAAAGAAAAACAGTTCTATTCGCCTAAATACGATGTGCCTGCAAGCATGAACCGCAACGATTTAAGAACAACCATTTACTGGAATCCTAAAGTAGTAACAGATGCCACAGGAAATGCTTCTTTCGAATATTATAACGCAGATGGCAAAGGCCAGTATAAAGTAATTATTGAAGGTATTGATGCCAACGGAAATTTAGGAAGATCGGTGTTGAAATATCTCGTAAAATAA